The genomic window CCGTCGGTGACTTTCCGGATGTGCTGATTGACGCCGAAGATCTCCTGGATCACGACCACGCCAGCGCGGGGCTTCCCCGCGGGCTCGGCGCGATAGCCGGCAAGGCGATGGCTGTCTTCGGCGGTCAGGGTGATGGACGTGCCCATGGGATCAGTCCTCCTTCACGCCCGGTTGCGGGCCGTGAACACGGTGATGGGGTAGAGGCAATAGTAATCCGGGCGGGCGAGCACATACTCGGGAGACTGCGGGTCGCAGAGCGCGGCGCGGCGGGCCCAGTCCTCGGACGAGAGGAGCGGACGGAGCCGCTCGCCCCAGTTGCGCCCGAAGACGACGGTCTCGATGTAATCGCGCGCGGCCGCGGTGAGAGGCGCGCGGCACTGCAGGAGGTGTGTCTCGTGCGCCACGTCGGCCAGGTTCGCCTCGAGCAGGGACTCCAGCGTGCGCTGCCGCCGCTCCTGGAACGTCCGCGCCCCCGCCTCCTCGCGGCTCCGCTCGCTCTCCGCCTCCTGGATCCGGCGCTCGAGCGAGGGATGCCCCGGCAAGAACATCGCCGACAGCGTCTGCGACTCCATGACGACGATGCGGCCGCCGGGCCGCACCACGCGGGCGAACTCCTTGAGGGCGGACTGAGTGTCGGGGATGTGATGGAGGACGTTGCCGCACCAGAGCCAGTCGAAGCGGCCGGCGGGCGCGTCCAGCTCCACGCCGTCCCCTATCTGGAACTCGAGCCGCGGCGGCCGGAGCCGGTCGCCGACGAGGGCGCGCGCCGCCTCGACGCGCTCCGCCGACGGCTCGATGCCGAGCACCCGGCCGTCCGGCCCCACCGCTTCCGCGAGCCAGAGGGTGTAGAGCCCGACCCCGCAGCCCACATCGATCCCGCGCGAGCCCGGCGCCAGGCCGAGGCGCGCGATGACGTCGCGCATCACCGGCTCGTGGAAGCGGTTCATCCGCTCCAGCGCGACGGTGAAGGGGACGGCCTCGGGCGCGCCGCTCATGCCGGCTTGGCGAGCACGCTGACGGTGACGTTGGTCGCGACCGCGACCGTGCGATAGAGGGGTCAGCGGTTCTTGTAGACGCCGACGAGCAGCTCCGCCTGCTCCTGATCCACGCCCGACAGCTCGAAGCGCATGCGCACTTCGGCGAAGCGGTTGGGCTCGGCCACCGCGCGCACGCCCTCGATGGTGACCTCGGTGTGGCGCAGAGGCACGCGCTGCTCCTGCGCGTAGAGCTCGATGAGGGTCACGCCGCACGAGGACACGCCGGCGAGGAACGCTTCCGCGGAGCCCAGCGCCTCGTGCGGGCCCGAGGGCGAGTCGATGACGAAGTGATTGGTGCGCGCCTGATTGAGCGAGCGCCCGGGCACGCCGCCGCTGTAGGAGCGAACCGTGTCGACCTTCACGTCAGCCATGAGTCCTCCCGCTCAGGAAATGACGGCCGCGCCGGCATTGGCGCATTCCTGGTCCTGCTCGCCGGTGCCGCCCCCGCAGCCGATGCCGCCGATGACCTTGCCCTTGACGACGATGGGGGTGCCGCCCGGCGTCGGCAGGATCTGGCCGGGAAGCGCGCTCGGCACCAGATGCCAGAAGAGGCCGCCCTTGGCCGCGCGCTCCGATAGCTCGGTGGTGCTGGCGCGGAAATTGGCCGCGGCGGTGGCTTTGGCGCGCGAGGTCTCGGGGGACAGGAAGCTGGTGCCGTCGCCCCGCGCAGAGAGGACGAGGCGGCCGGCTTCGTCCACCACCGTCACCGTCATCGGCGCGCCCAGCGCCTTGGCCTTCTCCTGCGCGGCGCGCACGGCGCGCTCCGCCATCGCCAGCGTCAGCTCGATCATGGGGATCCTCTCGGTCTAGCGGCCCTTGAACTGCGGCGGGCGCTTCTCAACGAAGGCGCGGATGCCCTCGCGCGCGTCCTCGGTCTCGAAGCAGACGTTCTGGGCGAAGGTCTCGAACTCGAGCCCGCCGCGGAGATCGGTGCCCTCGCCGTGATAGAGCGCGCGCTTGGCGAGGCGGATGGCGATCGGCGGGCCCCCAGCGATCTTCCGAGCCAGGTCGTAGGCGGCGGGCAAGAGCTCCTCGGGCGGGTACACCGCGCTCACCAGGCCGATCCGCAGCGCCTCCGCGGCGTCGATCATGTCGCCGGTGAAGACCATCTCGGCGGCCTTCGCCATGCCGACCAGCCGCGGGAGGAAGTAGGTCCCGCCCCAGTCGGGATGGAGGCCGCGCTTCACGAAGGTCTCGCCGAAGCGCGCGGCGGTCGAGGCGAGGCGGATGTCGCAGCCGAGCGCCAGGTTCATGCCGGCGCCGGCGGCGGCGCCGTTGACCGCGGCGATGATGGGCTGCGGCGCGTCGCGCATGGCGAGGAGCGTGCGGTCGCGGCCCGGGGCGACCTTCTCCAGGATCGGGCGCTCCCGCTGCGACTCCTTCGCCTCGTTCATGGCCTTCACGTCGCCGCCCGAGCAGAACCCCTTGCCCGCGCCCGTGATCACCATCACGCGCACCTCGGGGTCGGCGCTCG from Candidatus Methylomirabilota bacterium includes these protein-coding regions:
- a CDS encoding methyltransferase domain-containing protein, translated to MSGAPEAVPFTVALERMNRFHEPVMRDVIARLGLAPGSRGIDVGCGVGLYTLWLAEAVGPDGRVLGIEPSAERVEAARALVGDRLRPPRLEFQIGDGVELDAPAGRFDWLWCGNVLHHIPDTQSALKEFARVVRPGGRIVVMESQTLSAMFLPGHPSLERRIQEAESERSREEAGARTFQERRQRTLESLLEANLADVAHETHLLQCRAPLTAAARDYIETVVFGRNWGERLRPLLSSEDWARRAALCDPQSPEYVLARPDYYCLYPITVFTARNRA
- a CDS encoding OsmC family protein, which gives rise to MADVKVDTVRSYSGGVPGRSLNQARTNHFVIDSPSGPHEALGSAEAFLAGVSSCGVTLIELYAQEQRVPLRHTEVTIEGVRAVAEPNRFAEVRMRFELSGVDQEQAELLVGVYKNR
- a CDS encoding heme-binding protein encodes the protein MIELTLAMAERAVRAAQEKAKALGAPMTVTVVDEAGRLVLSARGDGTSFLSPETSRAKATAAANFRASTTELSERAAKGGLFWHLVPSALPGQILPTPGGTPIVVKGKVIGGIGCGGGTGEQDQECANAGAAVIS
- a CDS encoding enoyl-CoA hydratase-related protein, with protein sequence MTSYKCLLYEVKDAIATLTLNRPERLNALGDTLREDFYDAILRASADPEVRVMVITGAGKGFCSGGDVKAMNEAKESQRERPILEKVAPGRDRTLLAMRDAPQPIIAAVNGAAAGAGMNLALGCDIRLASTAARFGETFVKRGLHPDWGGTYFLPRLVGMAKAAEMVFTGDMIDAAEALRIGLVSAVYPPEELLPAAYDLARKIAGGPPIAIRLAKRALYHGEGTDLRGGLEFETFAQNVCFETEDAREGIRAFVEKRPPQFKGR